The window GCGAGCTCGGCAAACACACGACCGAGGAGATCGACAGTCTCCTGGAGGCGATGCGATGACGAGCAAGAAACGTCGACAGCGCGGATCCAGAACGCACGGCGGCGGAACGCACAAGAACCGGCGCGGCGCCGGTCACCGCGGCGGCCGCGGCGCGGCCGGCCGCGCGAAACACGAGTTCCACAACTACGGCCCGCTCGGCAAGTACGGATTCAAGCGCCCCGAGGACGCGCAGACGGAGGTCCTCGAGGTCAAGGTCCAGAAGCTCGACGAGGACGCGGCGCTGTACGCCGCGGAGGGCCTCGCCGAGGAGGACGGCGACGCCTACGTGGTCGACGCGCGCGACGTCGTCGACGACGGCCACGACGCCGATGTCGTGAAGGTGCTCGGCGGCGGACAGGTCCGCCGCGAGCTCCGCGTCACGGCCGACGCGTTCACCGCCGGCGCGGTCGAACTGATCGAGGAGGCGGGCGGCGAGGCGACGCTCTCCGAGCGCGCCGAGGCCGCTGCCGAATCAGAAAACACTTCAGACGACGAGACTGACGAGGCGTAATCATGAGCTGGAAGGAGGCCGCCGAACCGGTGCTCTCGCGGATGCCCGTCGTGGAGCGACCGGCGGGTCACGTCCCGTTCAGACGGAAGCTCACGTGGACGGCCGGCATCCTCATCGTCTACTTCTTCCTGACCAACATCAACCCGTTCGGGCTGGCCGTCGGTCAGGGGTCTGACTTCTTCGGGCAGTTCCGGTCGGTGCTCGCCGGATCGTCCGGCTCGCTGTTGCAGGTCGGTATCGGACCGATCGTCACGGCGTCCATCGTCCTCCAGCTGTTGGGCGGTGCGAACCTGCTGGGACTCGACACCGACGACCCGCGCGACCAGGTGCTCTACCAGGGCCTCCAGAAGCTGCTGGTGGTAATCGTCACGGCCCTGACGGCCGCGCCGATGGTGTTCACCGGCCAGTTCCTGCCCGCGGATCCGGCCGTCGGACAGGCGCTCGGTATCGGGACGTTCGGCGTCAAGTCGCTGATATTCGTCCAGATCTTCGTCGGCGGCGTCCTCCTTCTGTTCATGGACGAGATCGTGAGCAAGTGGGGCGTCGGCTCCGGCGTCGGGCTGTTCATCATCGCGGCGGTGAGCCAGCAGATCGTCGGCGGCTTCTTCAGCTTCTCCGCGCTCGGCGCGCGCGGCTTCTTCGCGAACTGGTACGCGATCGCGACGGGCGGCACCCAGCTCGGGTCGCCGTTCACGTCGGCCGGACTCGAGTCGCTGCTGTTCGCGCCGGGGAACATCCTCGCGCTGTTCACGACGGTGTTCATCTTCGGGATCGTCGTCTACGCGGAGTCGGTCCGCGTCGAGATCCCGCTCTCGCACGCCCGCGTGAAGGGCGCCCGCGGCCGCTTCCCGGTGAAGCTCATCTACGCGTCCGTCCTGCCGATGATCCTCGTCCGGGCGCTGCAGGCGAACATCCAGTTCGTCGGGCAGCTCCTCTCCTCGCAGTGGGCGGGGATGCCGGCGTGGCTCGGCGTGTACGGCGAGCAGGGACAGCCCACGTCCGGGCTGTTCTACTACCTGAACCCCATCCAGCAGCCGGAGCAGTGGATGTGGTTCCGCGGCGCGGCGACCGGCGAACCGTGGATGATCGCGGTCCGGCTCGCGATCGACCTCACGTTCATGATCGTCGGCGGAGCGATCTTCGCCATCTTCTGGGTCGAGACCACCGGGATGGGCCCGGAGGCGACCGCGAAGCAGATCCAGAACTCCGGGATGCAGATCCCCGGCTTCCGACGGAACCCGCAGGTCGTAGAGAAGGTGATGGAGCGGTACATCCCACAGGTGACCGTCATCGGGGGCGCCCTCGTCGGGTTCCTCGCCGTGATGGCGAACCTGCTCGGCACTATTGGACAGGTCTCCGGAACCGGGCTGCTGCTCGCGGTCTCTATCACGTACAAGCTGTACGAGGAGATCGCCGAGGAGCAGCTGATGGAGATGCATCCGATGATGCGCCAGATGTTCGGGAACGAGTAGCGACCGTTCCCGCTTCTCGCGGTCTTTTATTACCGCCTTCGCAGCTACCGCTCCGTCGAGCGGACTCGCTCCGCGACGGCGTCGAGCGTCTCGAACTCCTCGCTCGAGTACGCGATAACCCGGACGTCGGTCAGCGTCGTCGGATCGTGTGCCTCGATCGCTTCGCAGACGGTCTCGGCACCCGCCTCGAACCCGAGCCCGGCGGCGCCGGTACCGAGCACCGGAATCACGAGCGACTCGCAGCCGAGCTCCTCGGCGGTCGCCAGCGCGTTCCGCGTCGCCTCGCGGACGCTCTCCTCGGTCGCCAGCCCGTCGCCGTAGTGCGGCATCGCCGCGGCGTGGATCACGTGGTCGGCGTCCAGCTCGTACGCGTCGGTGACGGCGACCCCACCGAGCTCGACGGGCCCCTTCGAGACGGCGGCCTCGTTTATTGGGCCGCCCGCGTTTCGACGAAGCGCGCCGGCGACGCCGCTCCCCATCCGCAGGCTGGTTCCGGCGGCGTTCGCGAGCGCGTCCGCGCGCTGTTCGGCGATGTCGCCGCGGGTCACGTCGAACTCCATATCGTGGCGGTTTCGACGCCGATCCGGTAAACGCTGACGGGGGCACCCGTCTGAGGGCGGGCGGGCCACCCCGCTCCGAGAGACTGCCCCGTGAGTAACCCCTATTACGTTCTGGGGGTTACGACGCGACATGACGATCGTTCGACGGCGCGGTCGGGAATCGACCGCCACGGGAGGCGATCCGCCGTGAGTCACCACCTCGACGAGATCGATCGACAGATCATTCACGCGCTGATGTCGGACGCGAGGAACACCTCCGCGCCGATGATCGCGGAGGACATGAACGTCTCCGCGGGGACGGTCCGGAACCGGATCGAGCGTCTCGAGGAGGCGGGCGTCATCCGCGGCTACACGGCGATCGTCGACTTCGAGCAGGCCGGCGGACGGCTCACCTCGGTGTTCATGTGTACCGTTCCCGCGGACGAGCGGGAGCGACTGGCGCTGGCGGCCCGATCCATTCCGGGGGTGATCAACGTCCGCGTACTGATGGCCGGCCGCCGTGACCTGCAGGTGGTCGCGGTCGGCGAGGAGACGAGCGACCTCCGGGAGATCGCGCGCGCGCTCTCCGGGCTTGACATCCGCATCGAGGACGAGGAACTGCTCCAGACGGAGCTACACACCCCGTACTCTCGGTTCCTCGACGACGGCTCCAAACAGTCCGTGGTCACCGACACCGTCACGCTCGCGGACGGGACCGCCGTCATCGAGGTGTGCGTCACCGATGACGCGCCGATCGTCGGCCGCTCTCCGTCGGAGGCCCGCGACGACGGGCTCCTGTCGAGCGACACCATCGTGACGTCGATCGAGCGCGACGGGTCGATCATCCATCCGGTCGACGACGCGACGGTCCGGCCGAACGACGTGGTGACCGTGCTTCCAAAGGAGTCGTCAGAGGAGGAGGTCCTCGAAGCGTTCCTCGCCGACGAGGACGAGACCCCGCCGGCGACGTCGTGAGTCTCTCCGTTTTTTCACTCCGGGCGGTCTACCCTGAGCCATGGCAGACACGATCCTCGTTCCGATCGAACTCCCGGATCCGGAGCCGCTGTCGTCGGTGTTGATCGAGGACCTGGCCTCGCTCTCGGTCGTGGTGCTCGGCCACTACGACCTCCCCGAGCAGACGCCGGCCAGCTCGGCCCGCGACCAGTTCGGTGAGGCGGCACAGGCGACGCTCGACGAGGTCGCCGAGGCGTTCGCCGACGCCGGCGCGGCCGTCCGGACGCGACTGGTGTTCGGGAAGGATCGAGCGGCCGCGATCCGGCAGGTCGCGACAGAGGAAGGGTGTGCCGCAGAGCTCGATCCCGCCCCGACAGAGGGGATCGGTCGAATTCTCGTGCCGCTCCCCGACGTCGCCGAGTTCGACCGGCTCCCGAGGTTCATCCGGGTGCTGAGCGAGGACTCCACCAAGCGGATCACCCTGTTCCACGTCGTCGAGGGCGAGGAGTCACGGGAACGGGGCGAGTCCATCGTCGCGGAGACCCGCGAGCGCCTCGTCGCGGACGGGTTCGATTCCGCGTCCGTCGACACGCTGGTCGTCGAGGGCGACGAACACGACGAGGAGATCCTCCGGGTCGCGGCCGGGTACGACGCGGTCGTGATGTACGAGCCGGAGTCCCGTCTCGGCGACCGCCTGTTCGGATCGCTGGCGGACCGGATCGCGGACGAGACCGGCGACCCGGTGATCCTCGTCAACCGAGACTACTGACTCGGTCTCGGCTGTCGACCCGACCGCTCCGCTCGCCGGATCCGATCACTTCGGCTCGGTCGCGGTGATCCCATCGTCGTCTTCCCCGCGACGGGCCCGG is drawn from Halorubrum sp. CBA1229 and contains these coding sequences:
- a CDS encoding uL15m family ribosomal protein, with product MTSKKRRQRGSRTHGGGTHKNRRGAGHRGGRGAAGRAKHEFHNYGPLGKYGFKRPEDAQTEVLEVKVQKLDEDAALYAAEGLAEEDGDAYVVDARDVVDDGHDADVVKVLGGGQVRRELRVTADAFTAGAVELIEEAGGEATLSERAEAAAESENTSDDETDEA
- the secY gene encoding preprotein translocase subunit SecY, giving the protein MSWKEAAEPVLSRMPVVERPAGHVPFRRKLTWTAGILIVYFFLTNINPFGLAVGQGSDFFGQFRSVLAGSSGSLLQVGIGPIVTASIVLQLLGGANLLGLDTDDPRDQVLYQGLQKLLVVIVTALTAAPMVFTGQFLPADPAVGQALGIGTFGVKSLIFVQIFVGGVLLLFMDEIVSKWGVGSGVGLFIIAAVSQQIVGGFFSFSALGARGFFANWYAIATGGTQLGSPFTSAGLESLLFAPGNILALFTTVFIFGIVVYAESVRVEIPLSHARVKGARGRFPVKLIYASVLPMILVRALQANIQFVGQLLSSQWAGMPAWLGVYGEQGQPTSGLFYYLNPIQQPEQWMWFRGAATGEPWMIAVRLAIDLTFMIVGGAIFAIFWVETTGMGPEATAKQIQNSGMQIPGFRRNPQVVEKVMERYIPQVTVIGGALVGFLAVMANLLGTIGQVSGTGLLLAVSITYKLYEEIAEEQLMEMHPMMRQMFGNE
- a CDS encoding macro domain-containing protein — protein: MEFDVTRGDIAEQRADALANAAGTSLRMGSGVAGALRRNAGGPINEAAVSKGPVELGGVAVTDAYELDADHVIHAAAMPHYGDGLATEESVREATRNALATAEELGCESLVIPVLGTGAAGLGFEAGAETVCEAIEAHDPTTLTDVRVIAYSSEEFETLDAVAERVRSTER
- a CDS encoding winged helix-turn-helix transcriptional regulator, which produces MSHHLDEIDRQIIHALMSDARNTSAPMIAEDMNVSAGTVRNRIERLEEAGVIRGYTAIVDFEQAGGRLTSVFMCTVPADERERLALAARSIPGVINVRVLMAGRRDLQVVAVGEETSDLREIARALSGLDIRIEDEELLQTELHTPYSRFLDDGSKQSVVTDTVTLADGTAVIEVCVTDDAPIVGRSPSEARDDGLLSSDTIVTSIERDGSIIHPVDDATVRPNDVVTVLPKESSEEEVLEAFLADEDETPPATS
- a CDS encoding universal stress protein produces the protein MADTILVPIELPDPEPLSSVLIEDLASLSVVVLGHYDLPEQTPASSARDQFGEAAQATLDEVAEAFADAGAAVRTRLVFGKDRAAAIRQVATEEGCAAELDPAPTEGIGRILVPLPDVAEFDRLPRFIRVLSEDSTKRITLFHVVEGEESRERGESIVAETRERLVADGFDSASVDTLVVEGDEHDEEILRVAAGYDAVVMYEPESRLGDRLFGSLADRIADETGDPVILVNRDY